The Brevibacillus brevis genome contains a region encoding:
- a CDS encoding DNA alkylation repair protein, with protein MTLEEVMQKLEAMGTEQTKKTLLRHGAKEPLFGVRIGDMKKLVKEVKRDQQLVQALYDTGNYDAMYLAGLTVDPKSMTKERLQAWVQEASWYAPAEYTVASVAAESHFAMELAREWIESKEEMVATCGWNTYSNYLSITPDEQLDKEEIKRLLMRVKETIHQEQNRVRYTMNQFVISVGAYVPELHQEALEVAAAIGKVHVDVGQTACKVPLATEYIKKIEERGSVGKKKKTCIC; from the coding sequence ATGACGTTGGAAGAAGTCATGCAGAAGCTCGAAGCGATGGGGACAGAACAGACGAAAAAAACGTTATTGCGGCATGGGGCGAAAGAGCCTTTGTTTGGCGTGCGAATCGGTGATATGAAAAAGCTGGTCAAGGAGGTAAAGCGTGATCAGCAGCTCGTTCAGGCGCTATACGATACGGGAAACTACGACGCCATGTACTTGGCCGGATTGACGGTTGACCCGAAGAGCATGACAAAAGAGCGACTGCAGGCTTGGGTCCAGGAAGCGTCTTGGTACGCCCCCGCCGAATATACGGTTGCGAGTGTAGCCGCTGAGAGCCATTTTGCCATGGAGTTGGCACGGGAATGGATCGAGTCAAAGGAAGAGATGGTAGCCACATGTGGGTGGAATACGTATTCGAACTACTTGTCGATTACTCCCGATGAACAGCTAGATAAAGAAGAAATCAAACGGCTCCTCATGAGAGTGAAGGAGACGATTCACCAGGAACAAAATCGCGTTCGGTACACCATGAATCAATTCGTTATTTCAGTAGGCGCGTATGTGCCGGAACTTCATCAGGAAGCGTTGGAAGTGGCCGCAGCGATTGGCAAAGTACATGTGGACGTTGGACAGACAGCGTGCAAGGTTCCGTTGGCTACGGAGTATATCAAAAAGATAGAGGAACGAGGGAGTGTCGGAAAAAAGAAAAAGACATGCATCTGCTAG
- a CDS encoding GNAT family N-acetyltransferase, translating to MYKQVETVQELAKFHEIKETVWTSMGFEMEYAKEGSAQFLLIAEDGEAGGTFEMTPFSKSSAYMKSLFQDVVTEDMKVMEVDSLAVLPKYRGQLGQKGICLMIDYAEKHGYTHAIGVADPTFFKFINKKYQIKATQTKDIVFYKGADAIPTLFHLKDVYDNKHDPKYSWYNSSSSNQVKVEVGG from the coding sequence ATGTACAAACAAGTAGAAACCGTACAAGAGTTAGCTAAATTTCATGAAATCAAAGAAACAGTATGGACCAGCATGGGCTTCGAGATGGAGTACGCGAAAGAAGGCTCCGCTCAGTTCCTCTTAATTGCCGAAGATGGTGAAGCAGGCGGAACATTTGAAATGACGCCCTTTTCCAAATCAAGTGCTTATATGAAATCACTTTTTCAGGATGTTGTTACAGAAGATATGAAAGTAATGGAGGTAGACAGTCTCGCTGTTTTGCCGAAATACCGCGGACAACTGGGGCAAAAAGGAATTTGCCTGATGATAGATTACGCTGAAAAGCATGGTTATACCCACGCAATCGGGGTAGCTGATCCGACCTTTTTTAAGTTCATCAACAAGAAATATCAAATAAAGGCGACTCAGACCAAAGATATCGTCTTTTACAAAGGGGCCGACGCCATTCCGACCCTCTTTCATCTAAAAGATGTCTATGACAATAAGCACGATCCGAAATATTCCTGGTACAATTCGTCGTCATCCAACCAAGTAAAAGTCGAGGTAGGTGGGTAA
- a CDS encoding methyl-accepting chemotaxis protein, with protein MDNIDLLRRRNNWVVIVFASIITVVQVLNLFLGVPYTFVFTVLGILYGVLAPFTYISNRPNFREKAAPFMKFFNFAVIGIFMFIIVGLDPHMINIMTIMFFVAVMGIYQDRLINILTIVSTLGIVSYYFLTQRETIFHSTSNLDLMYFLLTFCFVSVTSMMHAVFNNKLQEESEQQKQEAIASKESLQRVLDQINESLTSMQDYQENLNKVTDGVNVRAVETVASLQDIMESFTVQTSNTDELRREMSSTNLQVEDMTRSVTEMHEYVESTKEATSESGKRIGNIGNDFERFIKDIQGTNQLIQELNKETESIGKIIQTISEISAQTNLLALNATIEASRAGEHGRGFAVVADEVRKLAESSKLSSESISSLLMTIREKMKLVSDMISESQTSFEKNSEGILEVQEMFTNVDNYMQNFADKTKNLQEFIIHVHSMIQEVGAKVEVNADITDKNKESLEEVLVLVSEQKEEVVKVSGGFEKIEQQMRGLHM; from the coding sequence ATGGATAACATTGATCTATTGAGAAGAAGAAACAATTGGGTCGTAATCGTATTCGCAAGTATTATTACGGTTGTTCAAGTCTTAAACCTCTTTCTAGGCGTACCGTACACATTCGTTTTCACGGTGCTAGGTATTTTGTATGGCGTGCTGGCACCTTTTACTTACATCTCCAATCGCCCGAATTTCCGTGAAAAAGCAGCGCCCTTTATGAAGTTTTTCAACTTCGCCGTAATCGGGATCTTTATGTTCATCATAGTTGGACTGGACCCGCATATGATCAATATCATGACCATTATGTTCTTTGTAGCAGTCATGGGGATTTATCAAGACCGACTCATCAATATTTTGACAATTGTATCGACATTGGGTATTGTCTCTTATTACTTCCTGACACAGAGAGAAACGATTTTCCATTCGACAAGCAATCTTGATCTGATGTACTTCCTGCTTACCTTCTGCTTCGTCTCTGTCACGAGCATGATGCATGCTGTATTCAATAACAAGCTGCAAGAGGAAAGTGAACAACAAAAGCAAGAAGCGATTGCCTCGAAGGAATCGTTGCAACGTGTTCTGGATCAGATCAATGAATCACTCACCTCTATGCAAGACTATCAAGAGAATTTGAACAAGGTGACGGATGGTGTAAATGTTCGCGCTGTCGAAACCGTCGCTTCCCTGCAAGACATTATGGAGTCCTTTACGGTCCAGACCAGCAATACGGACGAGCTGCGTCGGGAAATGAGCTCGACGAATCTGCAAGTTGAGGATATGACCCGCTCAGTTACAGAGATGCATGAGTACGTAGAATCGACCAAAGAAGCCACTAGCGAGAGCGGAAAACGCATTGGCAACATCGGCAATGACTTTGAACGATTCATCAAGGACATCCAAGGCACGAACCAGCTGATTCAAGAGCTCAATAAAGAAACCGAATCGATTGGGAAGATTATTCAAACCATTTCCGAGATTTCTGCACAAACCAATCTGTTGGCACTCAATGCCACGATTGAAGCGTCTCGCGCAGGCGAACACGGCCGAGGATTTGCTGTCGTAGCAGATGAAGTACGCAAGCTGGCTGAATCCTCCAAGCTATCCTCCGAGTCGATCTCGAGCCTGCTCATGACCATTCGCGAAAAAATGAAGCTCGTATCGGATATGATTTCTGAGTCCCAGACTTCTTTTGAGAAAAACAGCGAGGGCATTCTCGAAGTACAAGAAATGTTTACCAATGTAGACAACTACATGCAAAACTTCGCAGATAAAACGAAAAACCTGCAAGAGTTCATCATCCATGTTCACAGCATGATTCAGGAAGTCGGCGCAAAAGTTGAAGTCAACGCAGATATTACCGACAAGAACAAGGAGAGCCTGGAAGAAGTGCTTGTTCTCGTTTCTGAGCAAAAAGAAGAAGTCGTTAAGGTTTCTGGCGGCTTTGAGAAAATCGAACAGCAAATGCGTGGTCTCCATATGTAA